One region of Ktedonobacterales bacterium genomic DNA includes:
- a CDS encoding glycosyltransferase family 39 protein encodes MSVLIFIVVNLVVLIGAIAATHCLRLTGSIPILLAIFTFSMSQIMVSLLFAGVVLEAFNSVVVFFINLIITTLLVVLTLRYRGKNIPKPWLALQGMISNLFKELLHDPWACALLLLTLGEIIWVAFLAYLLPSHDYDALTYHLPSAVAWIQAQKIGIIPYSIWSNGYPANAELFFAWLILFLHTDVLVRMGQLIFAIGGMLAVVGLGRSSGLKCTSALAAGCLFFLTPIVLLQAISNYVDVAFASMFLVCFYFLFRYIEHQSKADLLLAGLAGGITLGIKSSGLAYVGISLLVLLVVSLYRRQLNFKQTTRLLLVLGAPLLLLGSYWYLRTWVAYGNPFYPITVRLLGYTLPGVGTFQSLVLGANVPQELVGHSWWQQILLSWWSEPPKPTYSLCIYNQLGNCGSGLNGYYVYDQRLGGFGPQWTYLAMPALVVFIAYSLYRQRGLFFTFLLPFIVIFFVQPANWWSRYTIFIVAPGAIALPYVIDKLNRWWLRGLLQVVGLILVLISLYFSSAQLYFSPQLALHALGMQPEQRTIGNLWYPQFRWVDHVPPGSRIALTGYNDVVWCVYPLFGSQLNNQVFMIQPQNSADFMKTLQSQHIQYLDTTKGSDYAQWAGADPEHFHLIDKYGTNLVYEIGW; translated from the coding sequence ATGTCTGTGCTGATATTTATTGTAGTAAATTTAGTCGTACTCATAGGTGCTATAGCCGCAACCCATTGTCTCAGGTTAACGGGATCAATACCTATCCTTTTAGCTATTTTTACTTTCTCAATGTCCCAAATCATGGTCTCTTTGCTCTTTGCTGGTGTAGTGTTGGAAGCCTTTAATTCAGTTGTTGTTTTCTTCATCAACCTGATCATTACTACGCTATTAGTAGTATTGACCCTCCGATATAGGGGAAAGAATATTCCGAAGCCATGGCTTGCCCTTCAGGGTATGATCTCAAACCTGTTCAAGGAATTACTGCATGATCCTTGGGCATGCGCCTTATTACTTTTAACGTTAGGCGAAATAATATGGGTGGCTTTTCTGGCCTATTTACTCCCTTCCCATGATTACGATGCCTTGACATATCATTTACCATCCGCCGTTGCCTGGATACAGGCGCAGAAAATAGGGATCATTCCTTATTCTATCTGGTCCAACGGATACCCAGCAAACGCAGAGTTATTCTTTGCGTGGTTGATACTCTTTCTACATACTGATGTCCTCGTACGCATGGGACAACTGATTTTCGCAATAGGAGGAATGTTGGCTGTTGTCGGGTTGGGAAGGTCCAGTGGCCTCAAGTGTACATCTGCCCTAGCCGCAGGGTGTCTTTTCTTCTTGACCCCCATCGTCCTTCTACAAGCTATCTCGAATTATGTTGATGTTGCCTTCGCTTCCATGTTCTTAGTGTGTTTCTATTTCCTGTTCCGCTACATAGAGCATCAAAGCAAGGCTGACCTACTCCTGGCAGGGTTAGCTGGTGGGATCACTCTAGGGATAAAGTCATCTGGATTGGCTTATGTTGGAATCAGCCTACTGGTGCTGCTAGTTGTCTCTCTCTATCGGCGCCAGCTTAATTTCAAGCAGACGACCAGGTTATTGCTTGTTCTGGGAGCACCGCTCTTACTTTTAGGTTCCTATTGGTATCTGCGCACATGGGTTGCTTATGGTAATCCTTTCTACCCTATTACTGTACGTCTTCTGGGCTACACTCTTCCTGGCGTAGGGACATTTCAGAGCCTGGTTCTGGGGGCTAACGTTCCCCAGGAATTAGTAGGGCACTCTTGGTGGCAACAGATCCTCCTTTCCTGGTGGAGCGAACCCCCAAAACCCACGTACTCTCTCTGCATTTATAATCAACTGGGAAATTGTGGCTCTGGCTTAAACGGATACTATGTCTATGATCAGCGTTTGGGGGGATTCGGACCTCAGTGGACATATCTCGCCATGCCTGCTCTGGTGGTTTTTATTGCCTATAGCTTATACAGGCAAAGAGGTCTTTTTTTTACCTTTCTCCTACCATTCATAGTGATCTTCTTTGTCCAACCTGCTAACTGGTGGAGCCGGTACACGATCTTCATCGTGGCGCCAGGAGCGATTGCCTTGCCATACGTGATAGATAAGTTAAACAGATGGTGGTTGAGAGGACTCCTTCAGGTGGTTGGTCTGATATTAGTGCTTATCTCTCTTTATTTTAGTTCAGCCCAACTTTACTTCTCTCCTCAGCTCGCCCTTCATGCCCTGGGAATGCAACCTGAGCAGCGAACTATTGGGAATCTGTGGTATCCTCAATTTCGCTGGGTGGACCATGTACCGCCAGGGTCACGCATTGCTCTCACAGGTTACAATGACGTCGTGTGGTGTGTATACCCGCTTTTCGGTTCTCAGCTTAACAACCAGGTATTCATGATACAACCCCAAAACTCTGCCGATTTCATGAAGACCCTACAATCTCAGCACATACAGTACCTGGATACTACCAAGGGCAGTGATTACGCGCAATGGGCGGGTGCAGATCCAGAGCATTTCCATTTGATAGATAAGTACGGAACAAATCTGGTCTATGAAATAGGCTGGTAG
- a CDS encoding lysylphosphatidylglycerol synthase transmembrane domain-containing protein, with amino-acid sequence MKDGPAHLEANGDETEFELERLSISRRLLSWRTILPLVVVIVVFALVAQHLGLEFNPKGIASALAQANIWVFLAGFIVYYSSFPLRVLRWKLMLQNVGYRKEQGVHLPGFLPLSKILYLSWFANLIVPAKLGDIYRAYLLRQESKAPATRSFGTVLAERILDLVTLLLLFISAVLISLHGQLPSQLELALHICLVLLVCLIAGLVLLRGYHGKIRLLIPPRFRDYYIHFQEGALGSFKRLHLLVPLTLTIWSMEALRFMFVALATRMLGGDPIHIFTAALFISLGEALLTTVPLTSGGVGFVESGMLAMILLFIPHTAAAQNGAAATIVLDRMISLVSTLIFGGILFFFTMFSKKSLKAQTARGKELILKEKRESAGAPNKQ; translated from the coding sequence ATGAAGGATGGGCCCGCCCACCTGGAAGCAAATGGGGATGAAACAGAATTTGAGCTAGAACGGCTTTCGATTAGTAGAAGGTTGTTGAGCTGGCGTACTATTCTTCCTCTGGTTGTGGTGATTGTAGTCTTTGCGCTGGTAGCACAACACCTTGGTCTGGAGTTTAACCCCAAAGGTATCGCCTCGGCACTTGCCCAAGCCAATATCTGGGTATTTCTGGCCGGTTTCATAGTCTATTATAGCTCGTTCCCACTCCGTGTCTTGCGATGGAAGCTCATGCTACAAAATGTCGGCTATCGCAAGGAGCAAGGAGTTCACCTGCCAGGCTTTCTGCCTTTGTCGAAAATTCTCTATCTTTCCTGGTTCGCAAACCTGATTGTGCCAGCGAAGCTGGGCGATATTTATCGCGCCTATCTCCTGCGGCAGGAATCCAAAGCCCCAGCTACCCGTTCGTTTGGAACTGTTCTGGCCGAGCGAATTCTTGATCTGGTCACGCTCCTGCTGCTTTTTATTTCAGCGGTATTGATTAGCCTACATGGGCAACTGCCGTCTCAACTTGAACTTGCCCTCCATATCTGTTTGGTGTTGTTGGTCTGTTTGATTGCTGGGCTAGTCCTCCTACGAGGGTATCATGGCAAGATTCGCCTACTCATTCCACCGCGCTTCCGGGACTATTACATTCACTTTCAAGAGGGGGCCCTTGGTTCTTTTAAGCGATTGCACCTGCTTGTGCCACTAACACTGACGATATGGTCGATGGAGGCGCTGCGCTTCATGTTTGTGGCGCTGGCAACCAGGATGTTGGGAGGAGATCCGATCCATATCTTCACAGCAGCGCTCTTTATCTCATTAGGCGAGGCATTACTGACGACCGTGCCTTTGACCAGTGGTGGTGTGGGCTTCGTCGAATCAGGAATGCTTGCTATGATATTGCTCTTTATCCCTCATACGGCGGCAGCGCAGAATGGAGCTGCCGCGACTATTGTACTGGATCGCATGATTAGCCTAGTGAGTACGCTGATCTTTGGAGGCATTCTTTTCTTCTTTACTATGTTTAGTAAGAAATCGCTCAAGGCCCAAACAGCTAGGGGAAAGGAATTGATCCTTAAAGAAAAGAGAGAATCCGCAGGAGCACCCAATAAGCAATAA
- a CDS encoding ABC transporter permease has product MKQTAVPIYDSKAIKLRSIFEFKELLRYRFLVRNLVSRDLKVRYKRSVLGFIWVMLNPLLTMAVISIVFSQLLRYSVQYYPTFLLSGILIWNLYAQGSVAAMSNLLGNGSVLKRIYVPPSVFIASSIGSALVNLLFAILPFYILALLNGVPISLTWILVIVPIVEVTIFAFGIGLIISPLMVFFTDTFEIYSVLVNIYLYLTPIYYPSSILPEPLQQAEDWNPMFLFINCFRDAVLGDRIPHFHQMILGGVYALGAFLVGWLFFTRLENNFAYHF; this is encoded by the coding sequence ATGAAGCAAACAGCAGTTCCAATTTATGACTCAAAAGCTATAAAGTTGCGGAGTATCTTTGAATTCAAAGAACTCCTGCGATACCGCTTTCTTGTAAGGAATCTGGTATCCCGGGATCTCAAAGTGCGCTACAAGAGATCAGTTCTTGGTTTTATATGGGTTATGTTAAATCCCTTGCTTACTATGGCGGTAATTAGTATTGTATTTTCTCAGTTACTACGCTATAGTGTCCAATACTATCCAACATTTCTCTTATCTGGAATCTTGATCTGGAACCTGTACGCACAAGGCTCTGTAGCTGCAATGTCCAATCTCCTTGGTAATGGTTCTGTTTTGAAAAGAATTTATGTGCCCCCAAGCGTCTTCATCGCTTCATCAATTGGGAGCGCGCTAGTAAACCTTCTATTTGCAATCCTGCCATTTTACATTCTTGCATTATTGAATGGAGTGCCAATAAGCCTTACATGGATTCTGGTCATCGTCCCTATTGTAGAAGTGACCATTTTTGCATTTGGAATAGGACTCATTATATCTCCGCTGATGGTCTTCTTTACTGATACGTTCGAGATCTATTCTGTGCTTGTCAACATTTACTTGTATCTAACCCCTATCTACTACCCAAGCTCAATCTTGCCAGAGCCGCTTCAGCAAGCAGAGGACTGGAACCCCATGTTCTTGTTCATCAATTGCTTTAGGGATGCGGTTCTTGGAGATAGGATCCCCCATTTCCACCAGATGATTCTAGGTGGAGTGTATGCTCTTGGCGCGTTCCTGGTTGGTTGGCTGTTCTTTACCCGATTGGAGAACAACTTTGCTTACCACTTCTAA
- a CDS encoding ABC transporter ATP-binding protein, whose translation MLTTSNGEQRVKGSLASTNLAIGLAGVSVRYRMPSERITTLKEQIIRRITRRNVKYQEFCALSNINLKILRGQSVALIGRNGAGKSTLLKVIARVQNPTTGRVWVRGNVAPLIELGAGFHHELTGRENIFLNGAMLGFSRAQMLRKFDSIVEFSELGTFIDSPLRTYSSGMIARLGFSIAADADPDILIIDEALAVGDEAFQHKCLERMFSFRDQGVTILYVTHALDSIHELCQQAIWIDEGQIRFSGETQLAVELYRESLEVGSNMSILQKRRVIQAEPRKAQITQPIPQLEE comes from the coding sequence TTGCTTACCACTTCTAATGGTGAGCAGCGAGTAAAAGGCTCTCTTGCATCAACAAACCTGGCAATAGGATTGGCAGGAGTTTCAGTACGCTATCGTATGCCAAGCGAGCGTATCACCACCTTAAAGGAACAGATCATCCGGCGTATTACGCGACGCAATGTGAAGTACCAGGAATTTTGTGCGCTAAGCAACATTAACCTTAAGATTTTACGCGGCCAATCAGTAGCATTAATTGGGCGTAATGGAGCAGGAAAGAGCACCCTGCTCAAAGTGATCGCTCGGGTGCAAAATCCAACAACAGGCCGGGTCTGGGTAAGAGGGAATGTAGCTCCTCTTATCGAGTTGGGAGCTGGATTCCATCATGAATTAACCGGGCGTGAAAATATTTTTCTCAATGGCGCCATGCTTGGATTCTCGCGTGCCCAAATGCTGAGAAAATTCGATAGCATCGTCGAGTTCTCGGAATTGGGTACTTTCATCGATTCACCCCTGCGCACCTACTCTTCCGGTATGATCGCTCGCCTTGGATTTTCTATCGCAGCTGATGCAGATCCAGATATTCTCATTATCGATGAGGCACTCGCGGTGGGAGATGAGGCATTTCAACATAAGTGCCTGGAGCGGATGTTTAGCTTTCGGGACCAGGGAGTCACAATCCTTTACGTGACCCATGCTCTTGACTCGATTCACGAATTGTGCCAACAGGCCATCTGGATTGATGAAGGGCAGATCCGTTTCTCAGGAGAGACCCAGCTCGCGGTAGAACTGTACCGCGAGAGCCTCGAAGTAGGGTCAAATATGTCAATTTTACAAAAGAGACGGGTCATTCAGGCAGAACCCAGAAAGGCACAAATTACCCAACCCATTCCACAGTTGGAAGAGTAG
- a CDS encoding glycosyltransferase, producing MQEAKQVINSKGWWNTYFIEHWEANNGRNQTRHFMERLLSTLPDSTKAYLHAHVLDILDWGCAMGDGVKMLSQAFPQSHVVGLDFSTQAIEAARNQYPECEFIVADRIPREFDVIITSNCLEHFEKPLDQIREHLHWCKKLYIILVPYNECPLIDQHRAQFREESFPERLENFTRLCAEPIEVDPMYWTGKQLLVMYGAPAHVRELAISITGIEEEQRGNPLSGIGILEEKPSELLNILLAAALVQRMGTESRVSHLRAQVDLLEELQKREALVYAEKEGHLVAERDQLVAEHQRLATERSHLVAERDQLAAERDQLAAGREDLIAQLNLLYSTKAWKLTYAYWNLRRDGLKGWFRAATKALKFVARVPFRLLYRVIHTFYHLLVPRRLRVAFWEYRWRLAHKPVSSIATTSTALVSSNNPLANPPAHANAKNNKHIFIFALVPYYDIGGGQRPAQLAKTFNKMGYSVHYIYAYDSSDSGKKEHYFPLEKHVQLQNLTPKEVVSSLKGDPIFIFEAPYKDFLPYLELARRIRARVIYEHIDNWDTSLGNYFSFSVDLLKQFLRNADVTITTAQVLRDKLNAIIQEDQNLSQCASKVFYAANAVDTDLFDSILEQHHPKDLIVGRRTLLYYGSLWGEWFDWNLLRQVATKCEECAINLIGDYENWPQVKAIMETMPKNVQFLGPKLQRELPAYLRYSDIALLPFRNDEIGKYVSPLKIFEYIGMDKPILATNLPDIEGYPNVYASDEADDWVAFVKNELPACTGQGPAFARKNNWYARCNYLLDLIEPVHPVPERGTISIIILNRNNANIITRCIDSLIEFRARYQYKVIVVDNQSTDGSYELLHEKYNNDILLLRNNKNGCSSGRNLGVKQAKGNFILFLDSDQWAVSARWLEAPLDVLRRNRNIGAVGWGGGWFFPNHIGDMISAHLPYSGVEPALLFRTDIGYLGTCGMLIRREVLDATDGFDENLDPTCYEDTDLSLQIRDLGFELACCPYMNIVHLPHQTTQANSPGHLQLMERNGKYFKNKWLVRNPRLLEYYYTSNDLK from the coding sequence GTGCAAGAAGCGAAACAAGTCATTAATTCAAAGGGCTGGTGGAATACCTACTTCATAGAGCATTGGGAGGCTAACAACGGGAGAAACCAGACTCGTCACTTTATGGAACGCCTGCTGAGCACGCTTCCCGATTCTACCAAGGCGTATCTTCATGCTCATGTACTTGATATTCTTGATTGGGGATGTGCAATGGGGGATGGCGTCAAAATGCTGAGCCAGGCTTTTCCCCAGAGCCACGTTGTCGGCCTGGACTTTTCTACCCAGGCCATTGAAGCAGCCCGTAATCAGTATCCAGAGTGTGAATTTATTGTTGCAGATCGCATTCCTCGTGAATTCGATGTCATTATTACGTCCAACTGCCTTGAACATTTTGAGAAACCCCTCGATCAGATCAGAGAACACCTGCACTGGTGCAAAAAGCTTTATATCATCCTGGTCCCCTATAACGAATGCCCGCTCATTGACCAGCATCGTGCTCAATTTAGGGAAGAATCTTTCCCCGAACGGCTAGAGAACTTTACCCGCCTCTGTGCAGAGCCGATTGAAGTAGATCCAATGTATTGGACCGGCAAGCAACTTCTGGTTATGTATGGCGCTCCTGCTCATGTACGAGAACTTGCTATCAGTATTACTGGAATTGAAGAGGAACAGCGAGGTAATCCACTTTCTGGTATTGGTATCCTGGAAGAGAAGCCATCAGAATTGTTGAATATCCTGCTTGCCGCCGCCCTGGTCCAAAGAATGGGCACAGAAAGCAGGGTCAGCCATTTGCGAGCACAGGTAGACCTCTTAGAGGAACTACAAAAACGCGAGGCGCTGGTATATGCAGAAAAAGAGGGCCACCTTGTTGCTGAGCGCGACCAGCTCGTTGCCGAGCATCAACGTCTTGCTACTGAGCGCAGCCACCTTGTTGCCGAGCGTGACCAGCTTGCTGCCGAGCGCGATCAGCTTGCTGCCGGGCGTGAAGATCTCATTGCGCAGCTCAACCTGCTTTATAGTACCAAAGCCTGGAAATTGACCTACGCCTACTGGAATCTGCGTCGAGACGGGTTAAAAGGCTGGTTCCGCGCTGCCACCAAGGCGCTCAAGTTTGTGGCGAGAGTCCCGTTCAGGTTACTCTACCGGGTCATCCACACTTTCTATCATCTACTTGTCCCCCGAAGACTGCGGGTTGCCTTTTGGGAATATAGGTGGAGGCTTGCACACAAGCCGGTTTCAAGCATTGCCACCACATCGACTGCTTTAGTATCTTCAAATAATCCCCTCGCAAATCCCCCTGCACATGCCAACGCTAAGAACAATAAACACATCTTCATCTTTGCACTTGTCCCTTATTATGACATTGGGGGAGGACAACGACCGGCACAACTGGCCAAGACTTTCAACAAGATGGGATATTCCGTTCACTATATCTATGCGTACGATTCATCAGACTCTGGCAAGAAGGAGCACTATTTTCCACTTGAGAAACATGTCCAACTCCAGAACCTAACACCTAAAGAGGTAGTTTCCTCCCTCAAAGGGGATCCCATTTTCATTTTTGAGGCGCCCTACAAGGATTTTCTGCCATACTTAGAGCTTGCCCGGAGGATTCGGGCCAGGGTTATCTACGAGCACATTGATAACTGGGATACTTCACTTGGTAATTACTTTTCCTTCAGTGTTGATCTCCTCAAGCAGTTTTTGCGGAACGCTGATGTGACCATCACCACAGCCCAGGTTCTTAGGGATAAACTGAATGCCATTATTCAGGAGGATCAGAACCTATCACAGTGCGCCAGCAAGGTCTTCTATGCGGCGAATGCCGTGGACACCGACCTGTTTGATTCAATTTTAGAACAGCACCATCCTAAAGACCTGATAGTGGGCCGACGGACCCTGCTCTATTATGGGTCACTCTGGGGCGAGTGGTTCGATTGGAATCTCCTGAGGCAGGTAGCCACAAAGTGTGAGGAATGCGCTATCAATCTTATCGGCGATTACGAGAACTGGCCTCAAGTTAAAGCGATTATGGAAACCATGCCTAAGAATGTACAGTTTCTCGGGCCGAAGTTGCAAAGAGAACTGCCTGCTTACCTACGCTACAGCGATATTGCTCTCCTACCATTCAGAAATGATGAGATCGGTAAGTACGTTTCCCCGCTCAAAATATTTGAGTATATCGGGATGGACAAGCCGATATTAGCCACGAACCTGCCTGATATTGAGGGTTATCCCAACGTTTATGCTTCAGATGAAGCTGATGATTGGGTTGCATTTGTCAAAAATGAATTACCAGCTTGTACCGGACAAGGCCCGGCCTTTGCGCGGAAGAATAACTGGTATGCCCGTTGTAACTATCTGCTCGACCTGATTGAGCCTGTTCACCCCGTTCCGGAGAGGGGGACAATCTCGATTATTATCCTCAACCGGAATAATGCCAATATCATTACTCGCTGCATTGACAGCCTGATTGAGTTCAGAGCCAGATACCAATATAAGGTAATTGTGGTAGATAATCAGAGTACTGATGGCTCCTATGAACTGCTGCATGAGAAGTATAATAATGACATCCTCTTGCTCAGAAACAATAAAAATGGCTGTTCCTCTGGAAGGAACTTGGGGGTCAAGCAGGCAAAAGGGAACTTCATCCTGTTCCTCGATAGTGATCAGTGGGCCGTCAGTGCGCGGTGGCTAGAAGCTCCTTTGGATGTGTTGAGAAGGAACAGGAATATTGGCGCGGTTGGCTGGGGCGGCGGATGGTTCTTCCCAAATCACATTGGAGACATGATTAGCGCCCATTTGCCTTATAGCGGTGTGGAACCCGCGCTGCTTTTCCGGACAGATATAGGGTACCTCGGCACGTGTGGCATGCTGATCCGACGGGAAGTACTTGATGCTACAGATGGATTTGATGAAAATTTAGATCCGACATGCTATGAAGATACAGATCTTTCACTTCAGATCCGCGATCTAGGCTTTGAACTCGCATGTTGTCCTTACATGAACATTGTTCATCTCCCCCATCAAACGACCCAGGCGAATTCGCCAGGTCATTTGCAGTTAATGGAGAGGAATGGGAAATACTTCAAGAACAAATGGCTTGTGCGGAACCCTCGGCTGCTAGAGTACTATTATACTTCCAATGACCTGAAGTGA
- a CDS encoding glycosyltransferase, whose product MMRSSGIENHPQGHLWKVGERRSAPLSAAMQLFYRGIHSAYHTVVPYRMRIILWEYRRRRLRAFKEYAQARNRKLIEQCKTELRQIIAQSPDAKGVVIFPRSVAWDTPLFQRPHQMAMAFASLGYLVFYWVQVDSIDNVARFRKVNHGLYLCNVAPEVLRCVENPIVITYTYTYNWTAQLKSSSIVYELIDRLEIFSNFPLPLLRHYHKKLLSQATVVVGTANELLEDLAQHRPDAILCPNGVDYDHFASNNKDIRGSYEDIQRIIEEGKPIVGYYGALAEWFDYDLMKHAAKALPGYNFVLIGPDYDFSIGKTGITKLANIHWLGPKNYHILPKYLHAFDIATIPFQITKTLQAVSPIKLFEYMAGGRPIVTTDLVECRKYPIVLVAKNQDEFVGCLQRAMQLRDEPAYLAALKTTAQENTWHARARTIITAIEAKQTPPFSSISNSKESRSC is encoded by the coding sequence ATGATGCGATCTAGCGGCATAGAGAATCATCCACAGGGCCATTTATGGAAGGTAGGGGAGAGGCGTTCGGCTCCACTCTCAGCAGCCATGCAACTATTCTATCGAGGAATTCATTCTGCGTATCATACCGTTGTGCCCTATCGGATGCGCATCATTCTCTGGGAATACCGTCGTCGGCGTTTAAGGGCGTTTAAAGAATATGCCCAGGCAAGGAATCGAAAGCTCATAGAACAATGTAAAACCGAGCTAAGGCAGATTATAGCTCAATCTCCAGACGCAAAAGGAGTAGTTATCTTCCCCCGATCCGTCGCTTGGGATACCCCTTTGTTTCAGCGCCCTCACCAAATGGCGATGGCCTTTGCTTCTCTCGGCTACCTTGTGTTCTATTGGGTTCAGGTGGATTCAATAGACAATGTGGCAAGGTTTCGCAAGGTTAATCATGGGCTATACCTGTGCAATGTGGCGCCGGAAGTGCTTCGTTGTGTCGAGAACCCCATCGTGATAACTTATACCTATACCTATAACTGGACAGCCCAACTCAAATCCTCGTCAATCGTCTACGAACTTATAGATCGCTTAGAGATTTTTTCCAACTTTCCCCTTCCATTGCTACGGCACTATCATAAGAAGCTCCTGAGCCAGGCTACAGTTGTTGTGGGAACGGCAAATGAACTTCTTGAAGACCTGGCACAGCATCGCCCGGATGCGATACTGTGCCCTAATGGAGTAGATTATGATCATTTTGCCAGCAATAACAAAGATATCCGTGGTTCCTACGAAGATATCCAACGGATCATCGAAGAGGGCAAACCAATTGTTGGCTACTATGGAGCGCTGGCTGAATGGTTCGACTATGACCTGATGAAGCATGCTGCAAAAGCACTTCCTGGATACAATTTCGTCTTGATCGGACCAGATTACGATTTCAGCATCGGTAAAACCGGCATTACAAAGCTTGCCAACATTCATTGGCTAGGCCCTAAAAATTACCATATACTACCCAAATATTTGCATGCTTTTGATATTGCTACCATCCCTTTCCAGATCACTAAAACGCTCCAGGCAGTATCACCAATCAAATTGTTTGAATACATGGCCGGAGGGCGGCCTATCGTTACAACCGATCTGGTGGAGTGCCGCAAATACCCCATCGTTCTCGTCGCCAAGAATCAGGACGAATTTGTTGGGTGTCTTCAGCGGGCAATGCAACTACGTGACGAGCCTGCATATCTAGCTGCCCTTAAAACTACGGCACAAGAAAATACCTGGCATGCGCGGGCGCGCACAATAATCACCGCAATTGAAGCGAAACAAACACCTCCTTTTTCATCCATATCAAACTCCAAGGAATCGAGATCATGCTAA
- the wecB gene encoding UDP-N-acetylglucosamine 2-epimerase (non-hydrolyzing), producing MLTVLSVIGTRPEAIKMAPVIKELERHRDHVRSFVCSTGQHQEMLNQVLDLFQITPDYDLHLMQVNQGLAQLTARLFTSLDDVLEDVKPNYVLAQGDTTTVLVASLVAFYRGIKFGHVEAGLRTGDKHKPFPEEINRRLADVVADLFFAPTERARQTLLCEGVSAQDIYLTGNTVIDALLDIASRNYEWSNSPLACLPRDRRLVLITAHRRESFGEQFKELCLAIRDLAEAFQKDGVHFVYPVHLNPNVRKPVGEILSNIPNVSLIEPLDYLALVQLMKHATLILTDSGGIQEEAPSLRVPVLVMRDTTERPEGIEAGVSRLVGTQRARIVQEAQHLLCDPAAHAAMATNTNPYGDGKAAMRIVAALFERVL from the coding sequence ATGCTAACCGTTCTCAGTGTTATAGGGACGCGCCCAGAAGCAATCAAGATGGCTCCAGTGATCAAAGAACTAGAGAGGCATCGAGATCACGTTCGTTCTTTTGTTTGTTCCACCGGCCAGCATCAAGAGATGCTTAATCAGGTGCTTGATTTGTTTCAGATCACCCCCGATTATGATCTGCATCTTATGCAGGTCAATCAAGGGCTAGCGCAACTGACTGCTCGCCTCTTTACTTCATTGGATGATGTACTTGAGGACGTTAAACCAAATTACGTCCTTGCTCAGGGCGATACAACAACGGTTCTGGTAGCCTCTCTTGTTGCGTTTTATCGTGGGATCAAGTTCGGCCATGTCGAGGCCGGCTTACGTACCGGCGATAAGCACAAGCCCTTTCCTGAAGAAATCAATCGCCGCCTGGCTGATGTGGTGGCGGATCTGTTTTTTGCCCCTACTGAACGGGCCCGCCAAACACTACTCTGCGAAGGGGTTTCGGCGCAGGATATTTATCTCACTGGCAACACGGTAATTGACGCGCTTCTTGACATTGCATCCCGCAATTATGAGTGGTCTAACAGCCCTCTGGCATGCCTACCAAGAGATCGTCGCCTGGTTCTGATTACCGCGCATCGTCGAGAGAGCTTTGGTGAGCAGTTCAAAGAGTTATGTTTGGCGATTCGTGACCTGGCCGAAGCGTTCCAAAAAGATGGTGTGCATTTTGTCTATCCCGTTCATCTGAATCCAAACGTGCGCAAGCCAGTTGGTGAGATTTTGTCGAATATACCAAACGTCTCGTTAATAGAACCGCTTGATTACCTTGCATTAGTTCAGCTGATGAAGCATGCAACACTTATTTTGACAGATTCAGGTGGCATTCAAGAAGAAGCACCGAGTTTAAGAGTCCCTGTATTGGTGATGCGTGATACAACTGAGCGCCCTGAAGGCATCGAGGCGGGCGTTTCACGACTCGTTGGCACACAGCGCGCTCGAATTGTGCAAGAGGCACAACACCTCCTCTGTGATCCTGCCGCGCATGCCGCTATGGCGACCAACACAAATCCATATGGGGATGGAAAAGCAGCAATGCGGATTGTCGCAGCTCTTTTTGAACGGGTATTGTGA